A section of the Deinobacterium chartae genome encodes:
- a CDS encoding MetQ/NlpA family ABC transporter substrate-binding protein, translating into MKYVLTALLALSLPTALAGNLRVGATPVPAAEILEFVKPILAKQGVNLTVVEFNDYVQPNIALGDGAIDANLFQHEPYLKAFQEKRPLGIVVAARVYVPPLGVYSRKVKDLQDLKSGSTIAIPNDPTNAARALKLIERAGLIRLDPKAGITATVFDIRSNVKKLKFRELEAAQLPRSLPDVDAAVINTNYALEVGLNPVKDAIFLEPKTSPYANVLATTQAKLSNPDLQKLKKVLLSAETRQFIQKKYGGSIIPVF; encoded by the coding sequence ATGAAATACGTCCTGACCGCTCTGCTCGCCCTCAGCCTCCCCACCGCCCTCGCCGGCAACCTGCGCGTGGGAGCCACCCCGGTCCCGGCCGCCGAGATCCTCGAGTTCGTCAAGCCGATCCTGGCCAAGCAGGGCGTGAACCTCACGGTGGTCGAGTTCAACGACTACGTGCAGCCCAACATCGCGCTGGGCGACGGAGCGATCGACGCCAACCTGTTCCAGCACGAGCCGTACCTCAAGGCCTTCCAGGAGAAGCGTCCGCTGGGCATCGTGGTTGCTGCCCGCGTCTACGTACCGCCGCTGGGCGTATACAGCCGCAAGGTCAAGGACCTGCAAGACCTCAAGAGCGGGTCCACCATCGCCATCCCCAACGATCCCACCAACGCGGCCCGCGCGCTGAAGCTGATCGAGCGCGCCGGACTGATCCGCCTTGACCCCAAGGCCGGCATCACCGCCACCGTGTTCGACATCCGCTCGAACGTCAAGAAGCTGAAGTTCCGCGAGCTCGAGGCGGCCCAGCTGCCGCGCTCGCTGCCCGACGTGGACGCTGCGGTCATCAACACCAACTACGCCCTCGAGGTCGGCCTCAACCCGGTCAAGGACGCCATCTTCCTCGAGCCGAAGACCAGCCCCTACGCCAACGTGCTGGCGACCACCCAGGCCAAGCTCAGCAACCCCGACCTGCAAAAGCTCAAGAAAGTCCTGCTGAGCGCGGAAACCCGCCAGTTCATCCAGAAGAAGTACGGCGGCAGCATCATCCCGGTGTTCTAA
- a CDS encoding MetQ/NlpA family ABC transporter substrate-binding protein — MKKFLIVSATLLAASSALASTLRVGATPVPHAEILEVVKPLLAKQGITLEVREFTDYVQPNLALADKSLDANFFQHVPYLDEFQKNRPLNLVSVGQVHVEPIGVYSRKLKKLSQIKNGATIAIPNDPSNSGRALKLLERAGLVKLNPKAGIKATVLDITFNPRKLKFRELEAAQLPRVLADVDAAVINTNYALEADLNPVKDSLFLEGKSSPYANILTVRAADRNNPDILKLVKALQSPEVKAFIRKKYAGAVVPAF, encoded by the coding sequence ATGAAGAAGTTCCTGATCGTGTCCGCCACCCTGCTCGCCGCCTCCAGCGCCCTGGCCAGCACCCTGCGCGTCGGTGCCACCCCGGTCCCGCACGCCGAGATCCTCGAGGTCGTCAAGCCCCTGCTGGCCAAACAGGGCATCACCCTCGAGGTCAGGGAGTTCACCGACTACGTGCAACCCAACCTGGCGCTGGCCGACAAGAGCTTAGACGCCAACTTCTTCCAGCACGTGCCCTACCTGGACGAGTTCCAGAAAAACCGCCCGCTGAACCTGGTCTCGGTCGGTCAGGTGCACGTGGAGCCGATCGGCGTGTACAGCCGCAAGCTGAAAAAACTCTCGCAGATCAAGAACGGCGCCACCATCGCCATCCCCAACGATCCCTCGAACTCGGGTCGTGCGCTGAAGCTGCTCGAGCGCGCCGGGCTGGTCAAACTCAACCCCAAGGCGGGCATCAAGGCCACCGTGCTCGACATCACCTTCAACCCCCGCAAGCTGAAGTTCCGCGAGCTCGAGGCGGCCCAGCTGCCGCGCGTGCTGGCCGACGTGGACGCCGCGGTCATCAACACCAACTACGCCCTCGAGGCGGACCTCAACCCGGTCAAGGACTCGCTGTTCCTCGAGGGTAAGTCGAGCCCCTACGCCAACATCTTGACCGTGCGCGCAGCCGACCGGAACAACCCGGACATCCTGAAACTGGTCAAGGCGCTGCAGAGCCCCGAGGTCAAGGCCTTCATCCGCAAGAAGTACGCGGGCGCGGTCGTTCCCGCGTTCTGA
- a CDS encoding SDR family oxidoreductase produces the protein MSNLHGKVVLVTGGTGGIGKVTARELARQGARVTIIGRDPHKTATVLEELRQSSGDGHLEGLVGDLSRMSEVRRMAELFTQRHARLDVLINNAGALFGQREVSAEGHEMTWALNHLAPFLLTHLLRDLLTSTPGARVVNVSSEAHRLGRVRFDDLEGQRHYSAWRAYNQSKLANLLFTRELSRRLLPQGVTVNALHPGLVNSGFGKGAGGDPLMRLLAPFSITPEQGALSSVYLASSADVARVSGRYFVRERPVRPAPQAQDDRAARRLWQISARMVGLEASGDA, from the coding sequence ATGAGTAACCTGCACGGCAAGGTGGTGCTGGTCACCGGCGGCACCGGCGGCATCGGCAAAGTCACGGCGCGTGAACTGGCCCGGCAGGGTGCGCGGGTAACGATCATAGGCCGCGACCCGCACAAGACCGCCACGGTCCTCGAGGAGCTGCGACAGAGCAGCGGTGATGGCCACCTGGAGGGCTTGGTGGGCGACCTCAGCCGCATGAGCGAGGTCCGCCGCATGGCCGAGCTGTTCACGCAGCGCCATGCCCGGCTGGACGTGCTGATCAACAATGCAGGGGCCCTGTTCGGACAGCGCGAGGTCAGCGCCGAGGGCCACGAGATGACCTGGGCCCTCAATCACCTGGCCCCGTTTCTGCTCACCCACCTGCTCCGGGACCTGCTGACGTCCACCCCAGGCGCCCGAGTGGTAAACGTCTCCTCGGAGGCGCACCGCCTGGGCCGCGTCCGCTTCGATGACCTCGAGGGCCAGCGGCACTACAGCGCCTGGCGCGCGTACAACCAGTCCAAGCTGGCCAACTTGCTGTTTACCCGCGAGCTCTCGAGACGGCTGCTGCCGCAGGGAGTAACGGTCAACGCCCTGCACCCGGGCCTGGTCAACAGCGGCTTTGGCAAGGGTGCGGGCGGAGACCCGCTGATGCGGCTCCTCGCCCCGTTTTCGATCACGCCCGAGCAGGGAGCCCTCAGCTCGGTCTACCTCGCCTCGAGCGCGGACGTGGCGCGCGTGAGCGGCAGGTACTTCGTCCGTGAGCGCCCGGTACGGCCGGCCCCACAGGCGCAAGATGACCGGGCGGCCCGCCGCCTGTGGCAGATCAGTGCCCGGATGGTCGGCCTCGAAGCCTCCGGCGACGCCTGA
- a CDS encoding DsbA family oxidoreductase, with protein MDIEIYADIACPWCYVGEVRLKRALAERPDLPVRLLWRPFQLQPGMPERGQPWPEFVQAKFGSQAEAAFAQVARAGESEGLTFRFDRVRNAPNTRRAHALILGAPAELQAALALRLFRAYFEQGDDVTDPERLCTLAEEVGMNPAAARAALEDPGLLERVDAGNVQAARLGIQGVPFVIFGGTHALSGAQPLEVFLRGLDLAHAAAQSRSG; from the coding sequence ATGGATATCGAAATCTATGCGGATATCGCCTGCCCCTGGTGCTACGTGGGGGAGGTTCGTCTGAAACGCGCCCTGGCCGAACGGCCCGACCTGCCAGTCCGTTTGCTGTGGCGGCCGTTTCAGTTGCAGCCGGGAATGCCCGAGCGCGGACAGCCCTGGCCGGAGTTCGTCCAGGCCAAGTTCGGTTCCCAGGCCGAAGCGGCCTTTGCGCAAGTCGCCCGCGCCGGGGAGAGCGAAGGTCTCACCTTTCGCTTTGACCGCGTTCGCAATGCCCCCAACACCCGCCGGGCCCATGCGCTGATCCTGGGAGCTCCGGCAGAACTGCAAGCGGCTCTGGCCCTGCGTCTTTTCCGTGCCTACTTCGAGCAGGGCGATGACGTGACCGACCCCGAGCGCTTGTGCACGCTGGCCGAAGAGGTCGGGATGAACCCTGCCGCCGCCCGCGCGGCCCTCGAGGACCCCGGGCTGCTCGAGCGTGTGGACGCGGGTAACGTACAGGCCGCCCGCCTGGGCATTCAGGGAGTACCTTTCGTGATTTTTGGCGGAACGCACGCGCTGTCCGGAGCGCAGCCCCTCGAGGTGTTCCTGCGGGGCCTGGATTTGGCGCACGCCGCCGCACAGAGCCGGTCGGGCTGA
- a CDS encoding GNAT family N-acetyltransferase: protein MTVQPRFHRAELEDLPLLLELLPEYYAIDRLPYQADVAEAALTELIRGEGEAYLILAGGELAGHMLLTRLFSVEYGGHGWLLDELYLRQEFRGQGLGGAALAFLEARARETGARYIELQVTPHNEAAARLYLRHGFQDFGRRVLSRTVTQPH from the coding sequence ATGACTGTCCAGCCGCGTTTTCACCGCGCCGAGCTCGAAGATCTCCCGCTGCTGCTCGAACTGCTGCCGGAATACTACGCCATCGACCGCCTGCCCTACCAGGCGGACGTGGCCGAGGCGGCACTGACCGAGCTGATCCGTGGCGAGGGCGAGGCCTACCTGATCCTGGCGGGCGGCGAGCTGGCCGGACACATGCTGCTGACCCGCCTGTTCAGCGTGGAATACGGTGGACACGGCTGGCTGCTCGACGAGCTGTACCTGCGGCAGGAGTTCCGGGGACAGGGATTGGGCGGCGCGGCCCTGGCCTTCCTCGAGGCGCGCGCCCGGGAAACCGGGGCGCGGTACATCGAATTGCAGGTCACGCCGCACAACGAGGCAGCCGCGCGACTGTACCTGCGCCACGGCTTTCAGGATTTCGGACGCCGCGTGCTGTCGCGCACGGTCACACAGCCGCACTAA
- a CDS encoding RelA/SpoT family protein → MESLDYLTPDEHDKITRAFDFARQAHDGVLRKSGEPYITHPVAVSQILAELKMDVDAVAAGLLHDTVEDTPVTLEDIEREFGPEVRRIVEGETKVSKLTKLSNNLQDEQAENLRQMLIAMTGDIRIIIVKLADRLHNMRTLGSMPPHKQQRIARETLEIFAPLAHRLGIGQIKWQLEDLSFQYLEPEAYEALSKQLATKQHQREEHISSAIAQLEAMILGDDELSRWLDSYEVSGRSKHLYSIHNKMRKDGKSLEQIFDLLAIRVILNPRPVQEAELHPPYLDSDSEGERAAKRTKAYEQAEQGREKRVCYHTLGGVHSMWTPIPGRFKDYIAVPKPNGYQSLHTTVISLAGQPIEVQIRTSRMHQIAEYGVAAHWLYKQQGISEDAGRRVNWLAQLEQLQHDITDASDFIDAVKNDLLSGRVFVFTPKGDTVNLPKGATPIDFAYHIHSRIGDTCVGARVNGSIVPLNYHLQNGDRVEIISSKNSPGPSKDWMNFAITRSARSKIRHFFRAKERQEALQAGHDSLERYLRKRQLAVRQLMRTKLLEDASEKLVGSRNPDELYLAIHSGRLTPSQVGRVLAPQLEAEQPQVRSSVPVHKDTVAGVFVEGMNAPVKMANCCHPIRGDVIMGYITRGRGVTVHRLDCPNMVRLLKDEPDRCVQVSWESERGGSQIVDLDVICTDRPNLLADVLNVLTEQKKSAVRVEAGVGVGGIAHIYLRVGVSGKDELAWLADAIRRIPDVRDVMRLGTGKSAKPIAPYVRAQVSSD, encoded by the coding sequence ATGGAGTCGCTCGATTACCTGACTCCGGACGAACACGACAAGATCACGCGCGCCTTTGACTTCGCGCGGCAGGCGCACGACGGCGTTCTGCGCAAGAGCGGAGAACCGTACATCACCCATCCGGTGGCGGTCAGCCAGATCCTGGCCGAACTGAAGATGGACGTCGACGCCGTGGCGGCCGGTCTGCTTCATGACACGGTCGAGGATACCCCGGTTACCCTCGAGGACATCGAGCGCGAGTTCGGACCCGAGGTACGGCGCATCGTGGAGGGCGAAACCAAAGTCAGCAAGCTGACCAAGCTCTCCAACAACTTGCAAGACGAGCAGGCCGAGAACCTGCGTCAGATGCTGATCGCCATGACCGGCGACATCCGCATCATCATCGTCAAGCTGGCCGACCGGCTGCACAACATGCGCACGCTGGGCTCGATGCCGCCGCACAAGCAGCAGCGCATCGCCCGCGAGACCCTCGAGATCTTCGCGCCCCTAGCCCACCGCCTGGGTATCGGCCAGATCAAGTGGCAGCTCGAGGACCTCTCGTTCCAGTACCTCGAGCCCGAAGCCTACGAGGCCCTCTCCAAGCAGCTCGCCACCAAGCAGCACCAGCGCGAGGAACACATCAGCAGCGCCATCGCCCAGCTCGAGGCGATGATCCTCGGTGACGATGAACTGTCGCGCTGGCTGGACTCCTACGAGGTCTCAGGGCGCTCCAAGCACCTCTACAGCATTCACAACAAGATGCGCAAGGACGGCAAGAGCTTGGAGCAGATCTTTGACCTGCTGGCCATCCGGGTGATTTTGAACCCGCGCCCGGTGCAAGAGGCCGAGCTGCATCCCCCGTACCTCGACTCGGACAGCGAGGGCGAGCGCGCTGCCAAGCGGACCAAGGCCTACGAACAGGCCGAGCAGGGCCGTGAGAAGCGGGTCTGCTACCACACCCTCGGCGGCGTTCACTCGATGTGGACTCCGATTCCCGGTCGCTTCAAGGATTACATCGCCGTTCCCAAACCCAACGGCTACCAGTCGCTGCACACCACCGTGATCTCGCTGGCGGGCCAGCCGATCGAGGTGCAGATCCGGACCTCGCGCATGCACCAGATCGCCGAGTACGGTGTGGCCGCACACTGGCTGTACAAGCAGCAGGGCATCTCCGAAGATGCCGGGCGCCGCGTTAACTGGCTGGCACAGCTCGAACAGCTGCAACACGACATCACCGACGCCTCGGATTTCATCGATGCGGTCAAGAACGACCTGCTCTCGGGCCGCGTGTTCGTCTTCACGCCCAAGGGCGATACGGTCAACCTGCCCAAGGGAGCGACCCCCATCGATTTTGCCTATCACATTCACTCGCGTATCGGGGATACCTGCGTGGGAGCCCGGGTGAACGGCTCGATCGTGCCGCTGAACTACCACCTGCAAAACGGCGACCGGGTCGAGATCATCTCCTCGAAGAACTCGCCCGGTCCGTCCAAGGACTGGATGAACTTCGCGATCACGCGCTCGGCGCGCTCCAAGATCCGGCACTTTTTCCGGGCCAAGGAACGCCAAGAAGCGCTGCAGGCCGGCCATGACTCCCTCGAGCGTTACCTGCGCAAGCGCCAGCTCGCCGTGCGCCAGTTGATGCGCACCAAACTGCTCGAGGATGCCTCGGAAAAGCTGGTGGGCAGCCGAAACCCCGACGAGCTGTATCTGGCGATTCACAGCGGACGCCTGACGCCCTCGCAGGTTGGCCGGGTGCTCGCCCCGCAACTCGAGGCCGAGCAGCCGCAGGTGCGCAGCAGCGTCCCGGTTCACAAGGACACGGTGGCTGGCGTGTTCGTGGAGGGCATGAACGCCCCGGTCAAGATGGCCAACTGCTGCCACCCGATTCGCGGTGACGTGATCATGGGGTACATCACCCGTGGACGCGGGGTGACCGTGCACCGCCTGGATTGCCCGAACATGGTACGCCTGCTCAAGGACGAGCCCGACCGCTGCGTGCAGGTGAGCTGGGAATCCGAGCGTGGCGGCAGCCAGATCGTGGACCTGGATGTCATCTGCACCGACCGCCCGAACCTGCTCGCCGACGTGCTGAACGTGCTGACCGAGCAGAAAAAGAGTGCGGTGCGGGTCGAGGCCGGCGTGGGTGTGGGCGGCATCGCGCACATCTACCTGCGGGTTGGGGTGAGCGGCAAAGACGAACTGGCGTGGCTGGCCGACGCCATCCGCCGAATCCCGGACGTGCGCGACGTGATGCGTCTGGGAACCGGTAAGAGTGCCAAACCCATCGCGCCCTACGTCCGGGCCCAGGTTTCCAGCGACTGA
- a CDS encoding ATP-binding protein, producing MEAAWTLCILGQPHLQDARSQPVYLERKAAGLLAYLALEGPTHRSRLAGLLWPESREVTARNNLVQLLRKLRLATQAELVQGADTLDLSPLLEVDLIHSQRLYAQGRHADFVQARGLPLEGLDFDDLPEFEDWLISARERWEGWQRAALQKLGEEAEADGDLHAALGWSEALLEADPVSEAAFRAVMRRLYLLGDRHRALEVFERCVQTLEVELGVAPLPETQELAELIRQGNALPGAAPALSGTIPLSVLRPPRLLGRAALWARMEQAWAEGKVILLSGAPGSGKSRLAHDFLSSKGRFLRADARPGDARMPYATLVRVWNQVLTDNPDLHIEGWVRRELARLFPTLGEAPPPLQGEADRLRFYEAGARFVWTTRDRYAGQLCDDIQFIDAASYELGLYAIGRLGSPESSGLPTRTIFCFRDEELPEAYRAGMDDLLRAGLAVHFQVEPLDPAAVRELLEGLDIKGIERLVGPLERLSGGNPLFILETVKHLIETGRLGAELPEKLPPPGRMVQLLETRLARLGPTALQAARAAAVLQSDFDLELVAEVLGASLLELAPAWEELEAAQIVSGERFSHDLVYEAVLAGLPASLCRVLHRSAARALEGRGAAPARIAGHWISGGSAAAAPWLLKAAEEARARLRLHEATGFLERAAEILEEAGDPDGAFGARFNEALVLAELDQPERQQRVVDTLMASARDAGQRARAWVARCYLLFVQGDVVQLEQAARSGLEEAEHAGDVEARRELLEAFAVTRILVGKPSEAVAPFEELDRLGEQHGQPLWRGKAQEGLGLVYSYGQRSAARSALERARDFYREVGYRSGEYGVLNKLGAVEFELGRYREARAHYVAAAHGMSGTDGYLEIQMISLLGQATCARATGDFASALEGLETGIALAERAQRGLGGVLLAELATLLLLLGQPQRAADALERARSWPGVPLHQMYRLELAAALVTGSLEAFSRAIAGGQEGSDAYTSAVLPLYYVPGRPWAQVLEAAEAALELARQHELVGVERVAGLRRSQALLALGRPVEARQALPDVQGLEAGLPGDLTVTEAWVIAAQVQRAVGEVPDAALEAAEAWLRRAAALLPTAERRALLSDSRPARLLAEAGVSAVDQR from the coding sequence ATGGAAGCGGCCTGGACCCTGTGCATCCTCGGGCAACCCCACCTACAAGACGCACGCAGCCAGCCGGTCTACCTCGAGCGCAAGGCGGCGGGCCTGCTGGCCTACCTGGCCCTCGAGGGCCCCACGCACCGCTCCCGGCTGGCCGGGCTGCTGTGGCCCGAGTCCCGCGAGGTCACCGCCCGTAACAACCTGGTACAACTGCTGCGCAAGCTGCGTCTGGCGACCCAGGCCGAACTGGTGCAGGGCGCAGATACCCTGGATCTCAGCCCGCTGCTCGAGGTGGATCTGATCCACAGCCAGCGTCTGTATGCCCAGGGGCGTCACGCCGATTTCGTGCAGGCCCGGGGTCTGCCGCTCGAGGGCCTGGACTTCGATGACCTGCCCGAGTTCGAAGACTGGTTGATCAGCGCACGCGAGCGTTGGGAAGGCTGGCAGCGTGCCGCGCTGCAAAAACTCGGCGAAGAGGCCGAGGCGGACGGAGACTTGCACGCAGCCCTGGGCTGGTCCGAAGCGCTGCTCGAGGCGGACCCGGTCAGCGAGGCCGCCTTTCGGGCGGTGATGCGGCGACTGTACCTGCTGGGAGACCGTCACCGCGCCCTCGAGGTGTTCGAACGCTGCGTGCAGACCCTGGAGGTCGAACTCGGCGTTGCGCCGTTGCCCGAAACGCAGGAGCTGGCCGAACTGATCCGGCAGGGCAATGCGCTGCCCGGGGCCGCCCCTGCTCTTTCGGGCACCATTCCGCTCAGCGTGCTGCGCCCGCCGCGCCTGTTGGGCCGGGCCGCGCTGTGGGCCCGCATGGAGCAGGCCTGGGCCGAGGGCAAGGTCATCTTGCTCAGCGGCGCTCCCGGTTCGGGCAAGTCGCGGCTTGCCCACGACTTTCTGAGCTCCAAAGGGCGCTTTCTGCGTGCCGACGCGCGCCCTGGTGACGCGCGCATGCCGTATGCCACGCTGGTGCGCGTCTGGAATCAGGTGCTGACCGACAACCCGGACCTGCACATCGAGGGTTGGGTTCGGCGTGAGCTGGCGCGGCTGTTTCCGACCTTGGGCGAAGCTCCGCCGCCCCTGCAGGGCGAAGCGGACCGCCTGCGGTTCTACGAGGCCGGCGCCCGTTTCGTGTGGACCACGCGCGACCGCTACGCCGGCCAGCTGTGTGATGACATCCAGTTCATAGATGCCGCCTCGTACGAGCTGGGGCTGTATGCCATCGGGCGCCTGGGCAGCCCCGAGAGCAGTGGCCTGCCTACCCGAACGATCTTTTGCTTTCGCGACGAGGAACTGCCCGAGGCGTACCGGGCCGGCATGGATGACCTGCTGCGCGCGGGACTGGCGGTGCATTTCCAGGTGGAGCCGCTGGACCCTGCGGCGGTGCGTGAGCTGCTCGAGGGCCTCGACATCAAGGGCATCGAAAGGCTGGTCGGTCCGCTCGAGCGCCTCTCGGGCGGCAATCCGCTGTTTATCCTCGAGACGGTCAAGCACCTGATCGAAACCGGGCGCCTGGGGGCCGAGCTGCCCGAGAAGCTGCCGCCCCCGGGTCGCATGGTGCAGTTGCTCGAGACGCGCCTGGCGCGTCTTGGCCCGACTGCCCTGCAGGCGGCGCGCGCTGCGGCCGTGTTGCAGAGCGATTTTGACCTCGAGCTGGTGGCCGAGGTGCTGGGCGCTTCGCTGCTCGAACTGGCTCCGGCCTGGGAGGAACTCGAGGCGGCGCAGATCGTGAGCGGCGAGCGCTTCAGTCACGATCTGGTGTACGAGGCGGTCTTGGCCGGCCTGCCGGCTTCGCTGTGCCGGGTGCTGCACCGTTCGGCGGCGCGCGCGCTGGAAGGGCGTGGGGCTGCTCCGGCACGCATCGCGGGGCACTGGATCAGCGGGGGCAGTGCCGCTGCGGCCCCCTGGCTGCTCAAAGCCGCCGAGGAAGCGCGCGCGCGGCTGCGTCTGCACGAGGCCACAGGTTTCCTCGAGCGCGCCGCCGAGATCCTCGAGGAGGCCGGAGACCCCGACGGTGCTTTTGGTGCCCGCTTTAACGAGGCCCTGGTCCTGGCCGAGCTCGATCAGCCCGAGCGCCAGCAGCGGGTGGTAGACACCCTGATGGCAAGCGCCCGTGATGCGGGACAGCGCGCGCGCGCCTGGGTGGCGCGCTGCTATCTGCTGTTCGTGCAGGGCGACGTGGTCCAGCTCGAACAGGCGGCGCGCTCGGGCCTCGAGGAAGCCGAGCACGCCGGAGATGTCGAGGCCCGCCGCGAGCTGCTCGAGGCTTTTGCGGTAACGCGCATCCTGGTCGGTAAGCCGTCCGAGGCGGTGGCTCCCTTCGAGGAACTCGACCGCCTGGGCGAGCAGCACGGTCAGCCGCTGTGGCGCGGCAAGGCGCAGGAGGGACTGGGGCTGGTGTACAGTTACGGCCAGCGCTCGGCGGCGCGCAGCGCTCTGGAGCGGGCCCGCGATTTTTACCGCGAGGTCGGGTACCGCTCGGGCGAATACGGCGTCTTGAACAAGCTGGGAGCCGTGGAGTTCGAGCTGGGCCGTTACCGGGAGGCGCGTGCTCACTACGTGGCCGCTGCGCACGGTATGTCGGGCACCGACGGTTACCTGGAAATCCAGATGATTTCGCTGCTGGGGCAGGCCACCTGCGCCCGGGCTACCGGTGATTTCGCTTCGGCTCTCGAGGGGCTCGAGACCGGGATCGCGCTGGCTGAGCGCGCCCAGCGCGGGCTGGGCGGCGTGCTGTTGGCCGAACTGGCGACGCTGCTGCTGCTGCTGGGTCAGCCGCAGCGCGCGGCTGATGCCCTCGAGCGTGCGCGCAGCTGGCCGGGCGTGCCGCTTCACCAGATGTATCGTCTGGAGCTGGCTGCTGCCCTGGTCACGGGCAGCCTCGAGGCGTTCTCGCGGGCCATCGCGGGCGGGCAGGAGGGGAGCGACGCGTATACGTCGGCGGTGCTGCCGCTGTATTACGTGCCCGGTCGGCCGTGGGCCCAGGTGCTGGAGGCAGCCGAGGCTGCCCTCGAACTGGCCCGCCAGCACGAACTGGTCGGGGTGGAGCGGGTAGCGGGGCTGCGCCGATCACAGGCGCTGTTGGCGCTGGGACGACCCGTAGAAGCGCGTCAGGCGTTGCCGGATGTGCAGGGCCTCGAGGCCGGACTGCCCGGGGACCTGACCGTGACCGAAGCGTGGGTGATTGCAGCGCAGGTGCAACGGGCGGTTGGGGAGGTGCCGGACGCAGCGCTCGAGGCTGCCGAGGCGTGGTTGCGCCGTGCGGCGGCGCTGCTGCCGACCGCGGAGCGGCGCGCGCTGCTCAGCGATTCCCGCCCGGCCCGCCTGCTGGCCGAGGCGGGCGTCTCGGCCGTAGACCAGCGCTGA